The Henckelia pumila isolate YLH828 unplaced genomic scaffold, ASM3356847v2 CTG_461:::fragment_3, whole genome shotgun sequence genome window below encodes:
- the LOC140871977 gene encoding uncharacterized protein — protein sequence MSNELQRRFEEAVNAASIHLHLQELYGAQTRAERFTTVKALMTTRMREGTSVHEHGVRMIGYIERLVSLDMVLPHELLVDVLLLSLPDSFDGFVVNFNMNKIEATLEELVNMLTSFEGTMKKEKPVLLVGSSSRAKKWPKGKGKMTKVPFDGKVERAHDLLDLIHTDVCGQLSIGTKYGHTYFITFTDDYSRYGYVFLMKHKSESFERFKEFRNEVEKQLGDHVGHDIGCDPRNFKEAISDVDASQWIEAMQSEFDSMHSNQVWTLVDPPDGIFPIGMLQSTKVWLSSKFLMKDMGEASYILGIKIYRDRSKRMLGLTPATYIDTILRRFSMEESKRGHLPMCHEVSLSKSMCPKNDEEIEMMTRVPYASAIGSVMYGMISTRPDVAFALSVTSRYQANPGPMHWKAMKDILKYL from the exons ATGTCAAATGAATTACAAAGGCGATTTGAGGAGGCTGTGAATGCTGCTAGCATTCACCTACACCTACAAGAGTTGTATGGTGCACAAacaagagctgaaaggttcacaACCGTAAAGGCACTCATGACTACACGTATGCGAGAAGGGACTTCGGTTCATGAGCATGGTGTCCGTATGATTGGGTACATTGAGCGGTTGGTAAGCCTAGACATGGTTCTTCCCCATGAGCTTTTAGTTGACGTCCTGCTATTGTCTTTACCAGATTCATTTGATGGGTTTGTGGTAAACTTCAACATGAATAAGAttgaggccacccttgaagagttgGTAAACATGCTTACTTCATTTGAAGGAACCATGAAAAAGGAGAAACCGGTTCTCCTAGTTGGCTCTTCGTCTCGTGCAAAGAAATGGCCAAAGGGCAaag GAAAAATGACCAAGGTACCATTTGATGGTAAAGTCGAACGTGCACATGacctattggatttgatccatacggatgtgtGTGGTCAacttagtattggtactaagtATGGACAtacttacttcattacctttaccgatgattattcaagatacGGGTATGTGTTCTTGATGAAACACAAATCTGAAtcttttgaaaggttcaaagaattcagaaatgaagttgAAAAACAACttg gtgATCATGTTGGACAtgatattggatgtgatccaagaaatttCAAGGAAGCTATTTCTGATGTCGATGCATCCCaatggattgaagctatgcaatcagagtTTGACTCGATGCATTCCAACCAAGTATGGACtttggtagatcctcctgatggaatatTTCCTATAG gaatgctgcaatcaactaaagtttGGTTATCCAGTAAATTCTTGATGAAAGATATGGGTGAAGCATCCTATATATTGGGCAtaaagatctatagagatagatcaaaAAGGATGTTGGGTTTGACCCCAGCCACCTATATAGATACCATACTGAGGAGGTTCTCTATGGaagagtctaagagaggacatctaccaatgtgtcatgaaGTTTCTCTATCTAAGTCAATGTGCCCTAAAAATGACGAGGAGATAGAGATGATGACACGTGTACCGTATgcatcagccattggtagtgTCATGTATGGTATGATTTCAACAAGGCCTGATGTTGCATTTGCTCTTAGTGTCACGAGTAGATATCAGGCAAACCCCGGtccaatgcattggaaagctatgAAAGATATTCTGAAATACTTGTGA